The sequence TTAAGTTGATTTTAGCATCTGGATGAAGCTTATTAAACTCTTTTATAAGCTCTGGAAATGCGTATGTTGTATTTGCTGCAGCATATACATTTACTTCAGCACCAAATGCGTTTATGGCAAGCAAAGCCGCCACACATAAAAATTTAAAAACTTTTCTCATTTAAACTCCTATAATGATTTGAGATGATTTTACTATTGCTAAAAGTGTATCGCCAACACCTATTTTCATCTGGATAGCACTATCTTTTGTGATGATGGCAGTTAAAGTCTGCTCATCGCTTAGTTTTAAAGTGATTTCAGCATTTACAGCACCTATCTTTGCTTCTATCACTTCGCCTTTTAATTGATTTTTTGTGCTTATTTTTATATCTAGATCCTTAGCTAAAATGACAGCTGGAGCTTTAAAAATATAAATAACTTTTTGTCCAACTTTTAGGCCTAAATTTTTCTCACTTTCAACCGTGATGTTTGACTCAAGCGTGCAGCCATTACTTAGTTTTGCAACTATTTGAGAATTTACCGCACCGCGGTTTATGCTAGTGATTTCACATGAGAGCTGATTTCTGGCACTTAAGTTCATATTCATTCTTTGAAGATTTACAATATCTACATCCTCAAAATCTACTTTTTGACAAATTTTTTGTAAAAAGTCCTTTTGAGTTTCAAGAATGGCATCATAAATTTTTATCAGTTTATCGGCATACTCGCTTAGCTCAGAGCCACTATTTTTTTTGTTTCCATCAGCTCTAATAATAAGCGGCTTACTACTTTTGTTATTTATCGTATCAAGGCAGTCCCAAGCATTTTTATACGATATGCCAACCAGTTCTGCTGCCTTTGTGATACTTTTTGTCTCTTTTATGGCCTTTAATAATGTAATATGTTTAGCTAAAACCTGTGTATCTTCGCCTAAAAATAGTTCTAAATTTATATCTGCTTTCAAAATTTTACCTTTACTATATTGGAGAATAATTTGTGAAGTATATCTAATTATATTAATCCTTAAGCTTAAAGATTTAAGTCGATTTATAAATTTCTCTTAATTTCTTGTAAAGTTTTTAAAAGATAAAATCAAGCTACATTTTATAAATAAAAATAAGGCTTAGTATGAAATTTTTGCTTTCTATCTTTTTTAGTTTGCTTTTAGCCTGTGCTAATACTGACATAAATGCGAATAGTGAAAGCGATGAATTTGATGTTGAATTTGAGGCAAGAAAAGATGTTTTTGACCCACTTAGTGGCTACAATAGAATGATGACACATGCAAATGACTTTATCTATGTAAATATGCTAACTCCGGTGGCAAAAGGCTATGCCTATGTTGTGCCAAAAACAGCTAGAACAATGGTTTCAAATTTCTTTGATAATCTGCTTTTCCCGGTTCGCTTTGTAAATAACTTACTTCAGTTTAAATTCCAAAATGCTGGCGAAGAGACATTAAGATTTTTAGCAAATACGATAATAGGCTTTGGCGGACTAACAGACGGAGCAAAATACTACAACCTCAAAGCTCACGATGAAGATTTTGGACAAACGCTTGGATATTGGGGGCTTGGCAGCGGTTTTCATATCGTTTGGCCACTTATTGGACCATCAAATTTAAGAGATACTGGTGGCATGGTCGGAGATTATTTTGCTGATCCTATTAGCTACGTAGATCCTATACTTTTATCAACTGGCATCAAGTCATATAGAGCGTTTAATAGCTTTTCACAAGATCCAACTGCTTATGAAAAACTAAGAAAAGATGCTATTGATCTTTATCCATTTTTACGCGATGCTTACGAGCAAAGACGCGACAAGCTTATCAAGGAGTAAATATGAAAATTTTAAAAATTCTAACTATGATTTTACTTTTTACAACTAGCCTTTTTGCTATTTCAAAAGAGCAGATCAAGCCTGAAGTAGAGATGAAAACAACAAAGGTTATTGAAATTTTAAAAGATACAAATTTAGACAATAACGCAAAGACAAAAGAAATTTTTGCTCTTCTTGATCCATTTTTTGACTATAAACAAATGGCAAAGATAAGCCTTGGCAAACGTTACAACAGTCTAAGTAGCGATGAACAGGCTAAATTTGACGCAGCATTTGAGCAAAAACTAAAAAGCTCATACATAGATAAACTTTTAGAATACAAAGATCAAGAGATACATATAACTGGCGAGAGCGAACCTCAAAAAAATAGATACTGGCTAACATCTGAGCTGACAAATGATGGCAAGAGCTACGAATTTGTCTATAAAT comes from Campylobacter concisus and encodes:
- a CDS encoding ABC transporter substrate-binding protein, with the protein product MKILKILTMILLFTTSLFAISKEQIKPEVEMKTTKVIEILKDTNLDNNAKTKEIFALLDPFFDYKQMAKISLGKRYNSLSSDEQAKFDAAFEQKLKSSYIDKLLEYKDQEIHITGESEPQKNRYWLTSELTNDGKSYEFVYKFYDAKERGWLIYDLDIVGVSIIQTYRSQFGDVLNNADFNTLLQKLNEAVLPDQNKTNP
- a CDS encoding MlaA family lipoprotein, with product MKFLLSIFFSLLLACANTDINANSESDEFDVEFEARKDVFDPLSGYNRMMTHANDFIYVNMLTPVAKGYAYVVPKTARTMVSNFFDNLLFPVRFVNNLLQFKFQNAGEETLRFLANTIIGFGGLTDGAKYYNLKAHDEDFGQTLGYWGLGSGFHIVWPLIGPSNLRDTGGMVGDYFADPISYVDPILLSTGIKSYRAFNSFSQDPTAYEKLRKDAIDLYPFLRDAYEQRRDKLIKE
- a CDS encoding TOBE domain-containing protein: MKADINLELFLGEDTQVLAKHITLLKAIKETKSITKAAELVGISYKNAWDCLDTINNKSSKPLIIRADGNKKNSGSELSEYADKLIKIYDAILETQKDFLQKICQKVDFEDVDIVNLQRMNMNLSARNQLSCEITSINRGAVNSQIVAKLSNGCTLESNITVESEKNLGLKVGQKVIYIFKAPAVILAKDLDIKISTKNQLKGEVIEAKIGAVNAEITLKLSDEQTLTAIITKDSAIQMKIGVGDTLLAIVKSSQIIIGV